A portion of the Candidatus Cloacimonadota bacterium genome contains these proteins:
- a CDS encoding RES domain-containing protein: MKGMGVSLFRFLSDQYQHGLKQYAEIETERFEDVLRNYKEIFWSEFNHLENISDCCELNPKIDDFSQSSKQNMWNWLDCLQDRILQSSSQLQVFFDDLINIYETYINGNTFLASNLTNSLLSTNNLFDSVSNFEEYYPVTFRGRFKKKYKGCNLCKRLKSYIENNLLKTNQSVDYFYHVPFNELYKINNYRFSITGQPFIYLGASLPTVILELRSDLNKFNQLDFSIWCIRDNETLTMYDISNYLFDLINLNIIPIFGSGSNLSCQHTHVIPNISTFITDFKKFIISQFCTFKKKDIKGQAFIEQYVIPQLITEQIRNYPNISYDGFIFPSTQFQNRATSKDQERYYGLFKNNIALFTNYSSCDNHDNNLLSKFDISVINKDSRISSEEYKRECDKIFRRNHSRAVLKAKLILLKDYYDQMLVDNVNLSDLKSIKVQFSSILNYMKNI; encoded by the coding sequence ATGAAAGGTATGGGAGTATCATTATTTAGATTTTTATCTGATCAATATCAGCACGGTCTTAAGCAATATGCAGAAATTGAAACTGAAAGATTCGAGGATGTTCTAAGGAATTATAAAGAGATTTTTTGGTCAGAATTTAATCATTTGGAAAATATATCTGATTGTTGCGAACTTAATCCAAAAATTGATGATTTTTCTCAAAGTAGCAAGCAGAATATGTGGAATTGGCTTGACTGTCTTCAAGATAGAATTTTGCAATCATCTTCCCAGCTACAGGTTTTCTTTGATGATCTTATTAATATATATGAAACTTATATTAATGGTAATACATTTTTAGCTTCGAATTTAACTAACAGTTTATTGAGTACAAATAATCTATTTGATTCAGTTTCTAATTTCGAAGAATACTACCCAGTTACTTTTCGAGGCAGATTTAAAAAGAAATATAAAGGTTGTAATCTTTGTAAACGGTTAAAATCCTACATAGAAAATAATTTATTAAAGACCAATCAATCAGTAGATTACTTTTATCATGTTCCTTTTAATGAATTATACAAGATTAATAATTATCGATTCAGTATTACTGGGCAACCATTTATATATTTAGGAGCTTCCTTACCAACAGTTATTTTAGAACTTCGCTCTGATTTAAATAAATTCAATCAATTAGATTTTTCTATTTGGTGTATTAGGGATAATGAAACATTAACTATGTACGATATTTCAAATTACTTATTTGATTTAATTAATTTAAACATTATACCCATTTTTGGAAGTGGTTCTAATTTATCTTGTCAACACACACATGTTATTCCAAACATCTCAACATTCATCACTGACTTTAAGAAATTTATTATATCTCAATTTTGTACTTTTAAAAAGAAGGACATCAAAGGGCAAGCTTTTATCGAACAATATGTTATACCACAATTGATTACAGAGCAAATTAGAAATTATCCGAATATAAGTTATGATGGCTTCATATTTCCATCTACTCAATTTCAAAATAGGGCTACATCAAAAGATCAAGAAAGATATTATGGGCTGTTCAAAAATAATATTGCACTATTTACTAATTACTCAAGTTGTGATAATCATGATAATAATCTATTATCTAAATTTGATATTTCTGTTATTAATAAAGATTCCAGGATTAGTTCGGAAGAATATAAAAGAGAATGTGATAAAATTTTTAGAAGAAATCATTCAAGAGCTGTTTTAAAAGCTAAATTAATATTACTGAAAGATTATTATGACCAAATGTTAGTAGACAATGTTAATTTGTCAGATTTGAAATCAATAAAAGTCCAGTTTTCTTCAATTCTAAATTATATGAAAAACATTTAA